In one window of Leptospira sp. GIMC2001 DNA:
- the clpX gene encoding ATP-dependent Clp protease ATP-binding subunit ClpX, producing MSKKVSTTKEKLHCSFCGKAQDEVRRLVAGPGVYICDECISLCNEIIAEEPPSTDKPAVVGDIPKPVEIKKILDQYVIGQDRAKKALSVAVYNHYKRIYFNDKKQEVELEKSNILLIGPTGSGKTLLAQTLARILKVPFAIVDATALTEAGYVGEDVENIILKLIQNADNDVKKAELGIIYIDEIDKITRKSDSASITRDVSGEGVQQALLKIIEGTVANVPPQGGRKHPHQEYITIDTKNILFICGGAFVGLENIIKSRIGAKTIGFSDYDTSPNKKNADQDESIIHQGIPDDLLKFGLIPEFVGRLPIMASLDELTLDSLKSIFSEPKNAIMKQYIKIFELENVRLKFTDEAISVIAEEAIKRESGARGLRAIVEDTMMDLMFQIPSRKDVLEVVVTGDVIRKKETPIVILKGDIEKIA from the coding sequence ATGAGTAAAAAAGTCTCCACCACCAAAGAGAAGTTGCATTGTTCGTTCTGTGGCAAGGCCCAGGACGAAGTTCGTCGTCTTGTTGCAGGACCAGGCGTGTATATCTGTGATGAATGTATTTCTCTTTGCAATGAAATCATAGCCGAAGAACCTCCATCAACGGATAAACCTGCTGTTGTTGGTGATATTCCAAAGCCCGTAGAAATTAAAAAAATTCTAGATCAGTATGTAATTGGTCAGGATCGAGCCAAAAAAGCTCTAAGCGTTGCTGTATACAATCATTATAAGAGAATCTATTTTAATGACAAAAAGCAAGAAGTAGAATTAGAAAAATCGAATATTCTATTGATTGGGCCAACTGGTTCGGGCAAGACCTTGCTTGCTCAAACTCTCGCAAGAATTCTAAAAGTTCCATTTGCAATTGTTGATGCGACTGCTCTCACGGAAGCCGGTTATGTGGGTGAAGATGTGGAAAATATCATTCTTAAGCTCATTCAAAATGCAGATAATGATGTAAAGAAAGCTGAGCTTGGAATTATCTATATTGACGAGATCGATAAGATCACTCGAAAGTCAGATTCAGCATCCATTACAAGAGATGTCAGTGGAGAGGGTGTGCAACAAGCACTTCTCAAAATCATTGAAGGAACCGTTGCAAATGTTCCACCTCAAGGTGGAAGAAAGCATCCGCACCAAGAATACATCACAATTGACACGAAGAATATTCTTTTTATCTGTGGTGGCGCCTTTGTTGGATTGGAAAATATCATCAAAAGTAGAATTGGTGCCAAAACGATTGGCTTCTCTGATTATGATACCTCTCCAAATAAAAAGAATGCTGATCAAGATGAATCGATAATTCACCAAGGTATTCCAGATGATCTATTGAAGTTTGGATTGATTCCAGAATTTGTTGGTCGACTTCCGATTATGGCTAGTTTGGATGAATTAACTCTGGATTCACTTAAATCCATTTTCTCTGAGCCAAAAAATGCTATCATGAAACAGTATATAAAGATATTCGAATTGGAGAATGTTCGCTTGAAGTTCACTGATGAGGCAATATCTGTAATAGCTGAAGAAGCAATAAAGAGAGAGTCTGGTGCGCGGGGTTTACGTGCAATTGTGGAAGATACAATGATGGATCTAATGTTCCAGATTCCTTCGAGAAAAGATGTTTTAGAAGTTGTGGTAACCGGGGATGTGATTCGTAAGAAAGAGACCCCGATCGTAATTCTAAAAGGCGATATAGAAAAAATCGCCTAA
- the clpP gene encoding ATP-dependent Clp endopeptidase proteolytic subunit ClpP: protein MTLMPYVIEQTSRGERTYDIFSRLLKDRIIFLGSGIDETYANVITAQMLFLEAENPDRDIYLYINSPGGYVSAGMAIYDTMQYIKPEVRTLCIGQASSMAALLLAGGAKGKRSALPNSRIMLHQPFGGATGQASDIEISAKEIIKTKESLIQIYEKHTGKTGDQIRKDTERNFFMSAEEAKAYGIIDNVIADRKKA, encoded by the coding sequence ATGACCTTAATGCCATATGTAATCGAGCAGACGAGCCGCGGCGAACGCACCTATGATATTTTTTCTCGTCTTCTCAAGGACAGGATTATTTTCTTAGGAAGTGGCATCGATGAAACTTACGCAAATGTGATAACCGCACAGATGCTTTTTCTCGAAGCTGAGAATCCAGATCGCGACATCTATCTCTACATCAACTCACCAGGTGGATATGTCAGTGCAGGTATGGCAATCTATGATACCATGCAGTACATCAAGCCGGAAGTGCGAACACTTTGCATTGGACAAGCGTCTTCCATGGCTGCTCTTCTTCTTGCTGGTGGTGCTAAAGGTAAGAGATCAGCTCTTCCGAATTCTCGCATCATGTTGCACCAACCATTCGGTGGAGCAACTGGACAGGCGAGTGATATTGAAATATCCGCCAAAGAAATTATAAAAACTAAAGAATCACTCATTCAGATTTATGAAAAACATACAGGTAAAACTGGTGATCAGATTCGAAAAGATACAGAGAGAAACTTTTTCATGAGCGCAGAAGAGGCTAAGGCATACGGAATCATTGATAACGTAATTGCCGACAGAAAAAAGGCCTAA